Proteins encoded by one window of Brienomyrus brachyistius isolate T26 chromosome 1, BBRACH_0.4, whole genome shotgun sequence:
- the kdr gene encoding vascular endothelial growth factor receptor 2 isoform X1, producing the protein MRTELLVIYFVGILHVSRTIALQLQFTPDPPVLNTTEEVYRINSTDSLELTCSGQQHVEWSTPQDPSDGRLVLTDCSGSGLFCSSLIIHKAVANDTNLYSCFYRDLPVEDGKTSTSVYVFVQDYKLPLIPTTPNIDVVFIRTGESVVIPCLGSIENLNVTLDMKFPLKQLLPDGKEIFWNSRKGFTVPSHLISGAGLVSCKTQIHNETFQSSFYILTVVGYKIHQLMLTPTQQRLVVGERLVLNCTAHTELNVGIDFRWTFPGGQDLAQPEIRPHKKRMSSYLELSNMLVLENVTLNHTGEYTCSAYSGQMVKNSTASVVVYEKPFIVLSDDGPSTIEATVGERLVKIPVKYDAYPPPNMIWLKNGQPALKDEIKYRMRQEKHTLIISDVAERDAGNYTVILRNLAAKEERTIQLLVNVPPQIYEKEVAEDNDIHIYGSSPILRCTARGHPSPVRFSWQWMPQEDCPHNFLLEGWRSSCNKWRDITNNTGQNPTESPNTITDQFNKTISSLRIQRAEVHALYRCEASNKVGHDERIIFFHVTRGLALDMLPSSEPIEQDNVALRCKADKLIYGNLRWFWLGRNVTLTKPLLPAQSCRTLALPPQPLSQAVLSVLEGTNVTLELRFPNVSQHHQGLYVCQVVNIKTKEKTCLVRLLTLKALQASKIIVGPSEQRVNASDTASLTCQVTGTPMPTIVWTKNNQTLVQGSGVILTQGNQTLTIQRVKKEDSGLYTCMACNAQGCDASYASLMVEGVEEKTTVELIVPIGSVVIAMFFWLLIVFVVRNRKRPRDSELKTGYLSIILDSEDMPVEEQCERLTYDPSKWEFPRDRLKLGEPLGRGAFGQVVEAAAFGIEKAATCTTVAVKMLKEGATSSEYRALMSELKILIHIGHHLNVVNLLGACTKPGGPLMVIVEYCKYGNLSSYLKSKRSVFIPFKRKPPRAPVDEDLTRGDLGFGMDPHRGRAVYSAYQNDGIVWHQAEEGRGNVIRSHLTTEDLISYSFQVAKGMEFLSSRKCIHRDLAARNILLSENNVVKICDFGLARDVYKDPDYVRKGDARLPLKWMAPETIFDRVYTTQSDVWSFGVLLWEIFSLGASPYPGVPIDEAFCQRLKDGTRMRAPEYASPEIYQIMLGCWLDQAKERPTFSDLVQHLGDLLQASVKQDGKDYIPVTPGRLEGTCGALQPVPPQPRELQPGASEPLNHYDNAPYFREMPFRFSQKSDRCSQPISRRTFEAAPLEQSVITNAQLDIGTGPSPEDAKSLDHPASQTPTFSPLIRCKSKESLGSESSNPTSGYQSGYHSDDADVPIYANEEIILKTQGQAKAPLRACVKFTTEVRYSAPPV; encoded by the exons CTCTACAGTTGCAGTTTACACCTGACCCTCCAGTACTCAACACCACAGAAGAAGTGTACAGAATTAACTCCACTGACTCCTTGGAGCTCACATGCAG TGGCCAGCAGCATGTTGAATGGTCCACCCCTCAGGACCCATCAGACGGGAGACTGGTCCTGACTGACTGCAGTGGGTCCGGGCTCTTCTGCTCCTCCCTTATAATCCACAAAGCTGTGGCCAATGATACAAACCTGTACAGCTGCTTCTACCGTGACCTTCCCGTGGAGGATGGCAAGACCTCCACATCTGTTTATGTCTTTGTGCAAG ACTATAAACTTCCATTAATACCCACCACCCCCAACATCGATGTTGTGTTCATCCGCACTGGTGAGAGTGTGGTCATTCCCTGCTTGGGCTCCATCGAGAACCTCAATGTCACACTAGACATG AAGTTCCCTCTGAAACAGCTGCTTCCAGATGGCAAGGAGATTTTCTGGAACAGTCGGAAGGGCTTCACTGTGCCCAGCCACCTCATCAGCGGGGCTGGCCTGGTctcctgcaagacacagatccACAATGAAACCTTCCAGTCTTCCTTCTATATACTAACTGTTGTTG GGTATAAGATTCATCAGCTCATGCTGACCCCGACTCAGCAGCGGCTGGTCGTGGGGGAGCGGCTGGttctgaactgcactgcccacacTGAGTTAAATGTGGGAATTGACTTCCGCTGGACCTTCCCGGGCGGCCAG GACCTTGCCCAACCAGAAATCCGCCCGCATAAGAAGAGGATGTCGAGCTACCTGGAGCTGTCCAACATGCTCGTCCTGGAGAATGTGACGCTCAACCACACGGGCGAGTACACTTGCTCGGCCTACAGCGGGCAGATGGTCAAAAACAGCACCGCGTCTGTGGTGGTCTACG AGAAGCCCTTCATTGTGCTCAGTGATGATGGACCATCCACCATTGAGGCCACAGTGGGGGAGAGGCTAGTGAAGATCCCCGTGAAATATGATGCCTACCCCCCTCCAAACATGATCTG GCTTAAGAACGGCCAACCTGCCTTAAAGGATGAGATAAAGTATAGGATGCGCCAGGAGAAGCACACCCTCATCATTTCTGATGTAGCTGAGAGAGATGCTGGCAACTACACAGTCATTCTGAGGAACCTCGCTGCTAAGGAGGAACGTACGATCCAGCTGCTAGTTAATG tgcCACCTCAGATCTATGAGAAAGAGGTCGCTGAGGACAATGACATCCATATATATGGGAGCAGCCCCATCCTGCGCTGTACTGCTCGCGGACACCCCTCTCCTGTGCGCTTCTCCTGGCAGTGGATGCCCCAAGAGGATTGCCCGCACAACTTCCT GTTAGAAGGCTGGAGGTCATCGTGTAACAAATGGAGGGACATCACAAACAACACGGGCCAGAATCCCACTGAGAGCCCAAACACCATTACTGACCAGTTCAACAAG ACTATCAGCTCTTTGAGGATCCAGAGGGCAGAGGTACATGCTCTGTACCGCTGTGAGGCGTCAAACAAAGTTGGCCATGACGAACGGATCATCTTCTTCCACGTGACTC GAGGCTTGGCACTAGACATGCTGCCCTCCTCGGAACCTATCGAACAGGACAACGTGGCTCTGAGGTGCAAGGCAGACAAGCTGATCTATGGAAACCTACGCTGGTTCTGGCTGGGCAGAAACGTGACCCTTACCAAGCCGCTCCTTCCGGCCCAGTCTTGCCGGACCCTGGCTTTGCCGCCCCAGCCCCTGTCCCAGGCAGTTCTGTCTGTTCTAGAAGGTACCAATGTCACCCTGGAACTGCGCTTCCCCAACGTGTCTCAACACCATCAAGGCCTTTATGTTTGCCAGGTAGTGAACATCAAGACTAAGGAGAAGACTTGCCTGGTGAGGCTGCTGACTCTTAAAG CCCTACAAGCTTCAAAAATAATAGTGGGCCCAAGTGAGCAGAGGGTGAATGCGAGCGACACGGCGTCACTGACATGCCAAGTCACTGGAACACCCATGCCAACGATAGTGTGGACCAAGAACAACCAGACACTGGTGCAGGGTTCAG GTGTGATCCTGACACAGGGCAACCAGACTCTGACCATCCAGCGTGTGAAAAAGGAGGACAGTGGCCTTTACACTTGCATGGCCTGTAACGCCCAGGGATGTGATGCCTCATATGCAAGCCTCATGGTGGAAG GTGTGGAGGAGAAGACCACAGTGGAGCTGATTGTCCCAATTGGATCCGTGGTCATCGCCATGTTCTTCTGGTTGCTCATCGTGTTTGTCGTCCGCAACAGGAAGAGG CCCAGGGATAGTGAGCTGAAGACAGGCTACCTGTCCATCATCCTGGACTCAGAGGACATGCCGGTGGAGGAGCAGTGCGAGCGTCTGACCTATGACCCCAGCAAGTGGGAGTTCCCCAGAGACCGGTTGAAGCTGG GAGAGCCTCTGGGGCGAGGGGCTTTCGGCCAGGTAGTGGAGGCTGCTGCTTTTGGGATCGAGAAGGCCGCCACCTGTACCACGGTGGCTGTGAAGATGCTTAAAG AGGGTGCCACCTCCAGTGAATACCGGGCTCTGATGTCAGAGCTGAAGATCCTGATCCACATCGGCCATCACCTCAATGTGGTCAACCTGTTAGGAGCCTGCACAAAACCAGGCG GCCCCCTAATGGTCATTGTGGAGTACTGCAAATACGGCAACCTCTCCAGCTACTTAAAGAGCAAACGCTCTGTGTTCATCCCCTTCAAG AGAAAGCCCCCGAGGGCCCCTGTGGATGAGGACTTGACCAGGGGTGACCTGGGTTTTGGTATGGACCCCCACAGGGGGAGGGCTGTCTATAGCGCCTACCAGAATGATGGGATAGTCTGGCACCAAGCGGAAGAGG GTAGGGGAAATGTAATCAGGTCCCACTTAACCACGGAGGACCTCATCAGCTACAGTTTTCAGGTAGCCAAGGGCATGGAGTTCCTGTCATCTCGCAAG TGTATCCACCGAGACCTGGCTGCAAGGAACATCCTGCTCTCAGAAAACAACGTGGTGAAGATCTGCGACTTCGGCCTGGCGCGGGACGTCTACAAAGACCCCGACTACGTCAGGAAGGGAGAC GCACGACTCCCTCTGAAGTGGATGGCCCCAGAAACTATTTTCGACCGAGTCTACACCACACAGAGTGACGTCTGGTCTTTTGGAGTCCTGCTCTGGGAGATCTTCTCCCTGG GAGCGTCGCCGTACCCTGGCGTGCCCATCGATGAGGCTTTCTGCCAACGGCTGAAGGATGGAACGCGAATGAGAGCCCCCGAATACGCCAGCCCTGAGAT ATATCAGATCATGCTGGGCTGCTGGCTGGATCAAGCCAAGGAGCGGCCGACATTTAGTGACCTGGTGCAGCACCTGGGCGACCTGCTGCAGGCTAGTGTCAAGCAG GATGGGAAGGACTACATCCCCGTGACCCCCGGCCGACTGGAGGGGACATGTGGAGCACTGCAGCCTGTTCCCCCTCAACCCCGCGAGCTACAGCCGGGTGCCAGTGAACCCCTGAATCACTATGACAACGCGCCCTACTTCAG GGAGATGCCTTTCAGGTTCTCCCAGAAGAGTGACAGGTGcagccagccaatcagcaggAGGACCTTTGAGGCGGCGCCACTGGAGCAGAGTGTGATTACG AATGCTCAGTTAGACATTGGAACAGGCCCGTCTCCTGAGGATGCCAAGAGTCTGGACCACCCTGCTTCCCAAACACCAACCTTCAG tcCTCTCATACGCTGTAAAAGCAAGGAGTCTTTGGGCTCAGAGTCTTCCAATCCTACCAGCGGTTACCAGTCAGGCTACCACTCAGATGATGCGGATGTGCCTATATATGCCAACGAGGAGATTATCTTAAAGACCCAAGGCCAGGCCAAGGCTCCTTTGAGGGCCTGTGTGAAGTTCACCACAGAAGTGCGATACAGTGCTCCACCGGTGTAG
- the kdr gene encoding vascular endothelial growth factor receptor 2 isoform X2 — protein sequence MRTELLVIYFVGILHVSRTIALQLQFTPDPPVLNTTEEVYRINSTDSLELTCSGQQHVEWSTPQDPSDGRLVLTDCSGSGLFCSSLIIHKAVANDTNLYSCFYRDLPVEDGKTSTSVYVFVQDYKLPLIPTTPNIDVVFIRTGESVVIPCLGSIENLNVTLDMKFPLKQLLPDGKEIFWNSRKGFTVPSHLISGAGLVSCKTQIHNETFQSSFYILTVVGYKIHQLMLTPTQQRLVVGERLVLNCTAHTELNVGIDFRWTFPGGQDLAQPEIRPHKKRMSSYLELSNMLVLENVTLNHTGEYTCSAYSGQMVKNSTASVVVYEKPFIVLSDDGPSTIEATVGERLVKIPVKYDAYPPPNMIWLKNGQPALKDEIKYRMRQEKHTLIISDVAERDAGNYTVILRNLAAKEERTIQLLVNVPPQIYEKEVAEDNDIHIYGSSPILRCTARGHPSPVRFSWQWMPQEDCPHNFLLEGWRSSCNKWRDITNNTGQNPTESPNTITDQFNKTISSLRIQRAEVHALYRCEASNKVGHDERIIFFHVTRGLALDMLPSSEPIEQDNVALRCKADKLIYGNLRWFWLGRNVTLTKPLLPAQSCRTLALPPQPLSQAVLSVLEGTNVTLELRFPNVSQHHQGLYVCQVVNIKTKEKTCLVRLLTLKALQASKIIVGPSEQRVNASDTASLTCQVTGTPMPTIVWTKNNQTLVQGSGVILTQGNQTLTIQRVKKEDSGLYTCMACNAQGCDASYASLMVEGVEEKTTVELIVPIGSVVIAMFFWLLIVFVVRNRKRPRDSELKTGYLSIILDSEDMPVEEQCERLTYDPSKWEFPRDRLKLGEPLGRGAFGQVVEAAAFGIEKAATCTTVAVKMLKEGATSSEYRALMSELKILIHIGHHLNVVNLLGACTKPGGPLMVIVEYCKYGNLSSYLKSKRSVFIPFKRKPPRAPVDEDLTRGDLGFGMDPHRGRAVYSAYQNDGIVWHQAEEGRGNVIRSHLTTEDLISYSFQVAKGMEFLSSRKCIHRDLAARNILLSENNVVKICDFGLARDVYKDPDYVRKGDARLPLKWMAPETIFDRVYTTQSDVWSFGVLLWEIFSLGASPYPGVPIDEAFCQRLKDGTRMRAPEYASPEIYQIMLGCWLDQAKERPTFSDLVQHLGDLLQASVKQDGKDYIPVTPGRLEGTCGALQPVPPQPRELQPGASEPLNHYDNAPYFRFSQKSDRCSQPISRRTFEAAPLEQSVITNAQLDIGTGPSPEDAKSLDHPASQTPTFSPLIRCKSKESLGSESSNPTSGYQSGYHSDDADVPIYANEEIILKTQGQAKAPLRACVKFTTEVRYSAPPV from the exons CTCTACAGTTGCAGTTTACACCTGACCCTCCAGTACTCAACACCACAGAAGAAGTGTACAGAATTAACTCCACTGACTCCTTGGAGCTCACATGCAG TGGCCAGCAGCATGTTGAATGGTCCACCCCTCAGGACCCATCAGACGGGAGACTGGTCCTGACTGACTGCAGTGGGTCCGGGCTCTTCTGCTCCTCCCTTATAATCCACAAAGCTGTGGCCAATGATACAAACCTGTACAGCTGCTTCTACCGTGACCTTCCCGTGGAGGATGGCAAGACCTCCACATCTGTTTATGTCTTTGTGCAAG ACTATAAACTTCCATTAATACCCACCACCCCCAACATCGATGTTGTGTTCATCCGCACTGGTGAGAGTGTGGTCATTCCCTGCTTGGGCTCCATCGAGAACCTCAATGTCACACTAGACATG AAGTTCCCTCTGAAACAGCTGCTTCCAGATGGCAAGGAGATTTTCTGGAACAGTCGGAAGGGCTTCACTGTGCCCAGCCACCTCATCAGCGGGGCTGGCCTGGTctcctgcaagacacagatccACAATGAAACCTTCCAGTCTTCCTTCTATATACTAACTGTTGTTG GGTATAAGATTCATCAGCTCATGCTGACCCCGACTCAGCAGCGGCTGGTCGTGGGGGAGCGGCTGGttctgaactgcactgcccacacTGAGTTAAATGTGGGAATTGACTTCCGCTGGACCTTCCCGGGCGGCCAG GACCTTGCCCAACCAGAAATCCGCCCGCATAAGAAGAGGATGTCGAGCTACCTGGAGCTGTCCAACATGCTCGTCCTGGAGAATGTGACGCTCAACCACACGGGCGAGTACACTTGCTCGGCCTACAGCGGGCAGATGGTCAAAAACAGCACCGCGTCTGTGGTGGTCTACG AGAAGCCCTTCATTGTGCTCAGTGATGATGGACCATCCACCATTGAGGCCACAGTGGGGGAGAGGCTAGTGAAGATCCCCGTGAAATATGATGCCTACCCCCCTCCAAACATGATCTG GCTTAAGAACGGCCAACCTGCCTTAAAGGATGAGATAAAGTATAGGATGCGCCAGGAGAAGCACACCCTCATCATTTCTGATGTAGCTGAGAGAGATGCTGGCAACTACACAGTCATTCTGAGGAACCTCGCTGCTAAGGAGGAACGTACGATCCAGCTGCTAGTTAATG tgcCACCTCAGATCTATGAGAAAGAGGTCGCTGAGGACAATGACATCCATATATATGGGAGCAGCCCCATCCTGCGCTGTACTGCTCGCGGACACCCCTCTCCTGTGCGCTTCTCCTGGCAGTGGATGCCCCAAGAGGATTGCCCGCACAACTTCCT GTTAGAAGGCTGGAGGTCATCGTGTAACAAATGGAGGGACATCACAAACAACACGGGCCAGAATCCCACTGAGAGCCCAAACACCATTACTGACCAGTTCAACAAG ACTATCAGCTCTTTGAGGATCCAGAGGGCAGAGGTACATGCTCTGTACCGCTGTGAGGCGTCAAACAAAGTTGGCCATGACGAACGGATCATCTTCTTCCACGTGACTC GAGGCTTGGCACTAGACATGCTGCCCTCCTCGGAACCTATCGAACAGGACAACGTGGCTCTGAGGTGCAAGGCAGACAAGCTGATCTATGGAAACCTACGCTGGTTCTGGCTGGGCAGAAACGTGACCCTTACCAAGCCGCTCCTTCCGGCCCAGTCTTGCCGGACCCTGGCTTTGCCGCCCCAGCCCCTGTCCCAGGCAGTTCTGTCTGTTCTAGAAGGTACCAATGTCACCCTGGAACTGCGCTTCCCCAACGTGTCTCAACACCATCAAGGCCTTTATGTTTGCCAGGTAGTGAACATCAAGACTAAGGAGAAGACTTGCCTGGTGAGGCTGCTGACTCTTAAAG CCCTACAAGCTTCAAAAATAATAGTGGGCCCAAGTGAGCAGAGGGTGAATGCGAGCGACACGGCGTCACTGACATGCCAAGTCACTGGAACACCCATGCCAACGATAGTGTGGACCAAGAACAACCAGACACTGGTGCAGGGTTCAG GTGTGATCCTGACACAGGGCAACCAGACTCTGACCATCCAGCGTGTGAAAAAGGAGGACAGTGGCCTTTACACTTGCATGGCCTGTAACGCCCAGGGATGTGATGCCTCATATGCAAGCCTCATGGTGGAAG GTGTGGAGGAGAAGACCACAGTGGAGCTGATTGTCCCAATTGGATCCGTGGTCATCGCCATGTTCTTCTGGTTGCTCATCGTGTTTGTCGTCCGCAACAGGAAGAGG CCCAGGGATAGTGAGCTGAAGACAGGCTACCTGTCCATCATCCTGGACTCAGAGGACATGCCGGTGGAGGAGCAGTGCGAGCGTCTGACCTATGACCCCAGCAAGTGGGAGTTCCCCAGAGACCGGTTGAAGCTGG GAGAGCCTCTGGGGCGAGGGGCTTTCGGCCAGGTAGTGGAGGCTGCTGCTTTTGGGATCGAGAAGGCCGCCACCTGTACCACGGTGGCTGTGAAGATGCTTAAAG AGGGTGCCACCTCCAGTGAATACCGGGCTCTGATGTCAGAGCTGAAGATCCTGATCCACATCGGCCATCACCTCAATGTGGTCAACCTGTTAGGAGCCTGCACAAAACCAGGCG GCCCCCTAATGGTCATTGTGGAGTACTGCAAATACGGCAACCTCTCCAGCTACTTAAAGAGCAAACGCTCTGTGTTCATCCCCTTCAAG AGAAAGCCCCCGAGGGCCCCTGTGGATGAGGACTTGACCAGGGGTGACCTGGGTTTTGGTATGGACCCCCACAGGGGGAGGGCTGTCTATAGCGCCTACCAGAATGATGGGATAGTCTGGCACCAAGCGGAAGAGG GTAGGGGAAATGTAATCAGGTCCCACTTAACCACGGAGGACCTCATCAGCTACAGTTTTCAGGTAGCCAAGGGCATGGAGTTCCTGTCATCTCGCAAG TGTATCCACCGAGACCTGGCTGCAAGGAACATCCTGCTCTCAGAAAACAACGTGGTGAAGATCTGCGACTTCGGCCTGGCGCGGGACGTCTACAAAGACCCCGACTACGTCAGGAAGGGAGAC GCACGACTCCCTCTGAAGTGGATGGCCCCAGAAACTATTTTCGACCGAGTCTACACCACACAGAGTGACGTCTGGTCTTTTGGAGTCCTGCTCTGGGAGATCTTCTCCCTGG GAGCGTCGCCGTACCCTGGCGTGCCCATCGATGAGGCTTTCTGCCAACGGCTGAAGGATGGAACGCGAATGAGAGCCCCCGAATACGCCAGCCCTGAGAT ATATCAGATCATGCTGGGCTGCTGGCTGGATCAAGCCAAGGAGCGGCCGACATTTAGTGACCTGGTGCAGCACCTGGGCGACCTGCTGCAGGCTAGTGTCAAGCAG GATGGGAAGGACTACATCCCCGTGACCCCCGGCCGACTGGAGGGGACATGTGGAGCACTGCAGCCTGTTCCCCCTCAACCCCGCGAGCTACAGCCGGGTGCCAGTGAACCCCTGAATCACTATGACAACGCGCCCTACTTCAG GTTCTCCCAGAAGAGTGACAGGTGcagccagccaatcagcaggAGGACCTTTGAGGCGGCGCCACTGGAGCAGAGTGTGATTACG AATGCTCAGTTAGACATTGGAACAGGCCCGTCTCCTGAGGATGCCAAGAGTCTGGACCACCCTGCTTCCCAAACACCAACCTTCAG tcCTCTCATACGCTGTAAAAGCAAGGAGTCTTTGGGCTCAGAGTCTTCCAATCCTACCAGCGGTTACCAGTCAGGCTACCACTCAGATGATGCGGATGTGCCTATATATGCCAACGAGGAGATTATCTTAAAGACCCAAGGCCAGGCCAAGGCTCCTTTGAGGGCCTGTGTGAAGTTCACCACAGAAGTGCGATACAGTGCTCCACCGGTGTAG